AGTTTTAACAGGAAAACTTGGACGGCAATTTCTATCGGTAAACCTTTTTCAGTGACGCGACGCACGAGGTCAAATAAGGTCCCGATCGCCACCCCTACGGAAGAAAATGAGCCGACTCCAAACAGAAACGGCCCAATTAACTCAAGGGCGATATAGCGATCCATCACCGAGCCTCGCAACAGCCACCAACTGAAGGATTGAAAAGATTTTAATGAATTGGAGATCATTGTAAGTGTGAGGAGGAGTTGATGCGATGGCAGTGTTTAGCAGTCCGGAGGAGGGACTGCATGAACCCTAACTTTAATTATTAAAATGAAGGAAAATCCCTCGGTTATTTTCAACTCATGAGAATTACATCCTGCTATTTTGGGGATGAATGGGAATTTACATCGGTAATTTTTAAATAAAAAAGCGAGATTGAACAGAGATTGAGCTAATTTTAAGATAGCGTAAAATTTTCCCCGAGATAATATTGTCGGACCAGGGGATTGGTCGAGAGTTCCTCGGGGGTGCCAAATGCCAGAATTTGTCCATCCCGCATGATGTAGGCGCGATCAGTGATGGCGAGGGTTTCGCGGACATTATGATCGGTAATCAGAATCCCCATCTGGCGATCGCGGAGTTTGGCAACGATTTCCTGCATTTCCGACACGGCGATCGGGTCAACCCCAGCAAAGGGTTCATCTAACAGCAAAAATGTAGGACCCTCGCCCTGTACGGCTAAGGCCCTTGCCATTTCAGTCCGGCGGCGTTCTCCCCCCGAGACGTTTTTGCCCTTGGTATGGGCGACAACTTGTAGACGAAACTCTCGCAGTAGCGTATTCAGCCGCTGTTGCCACTGCCAAGGCGGGACTTTAGTTTGTTCCAAAACCAGCAAAATGTTATCTTGGACCGTCAGATTCCGAAAAATGCTCGGTTCTTGAGCCAGATAGCCGATTCCTAAGCGAGCGCGGTCTTGGATGGATAACGGGGTAATATCTACGTTATCGAGCCAAATTTTCCCCTCGGTGGGTTTTTCTAGTCCCGTCACTATATAAAAGGTGGTGGTTTTTCCGGCACCATTGGGACCGAGCAAACCGACAATTTCCCCTTGGGAAACCGAAAGGCTCACCCGGTTGACGACGGCGCGCTTGCCGTAGGATTTGTGAATATT
Above is a window of Laspinema palackyanum D2c DNA encoding:
- the lptB gene encoding LPS export ABC transporter ATP-binding protein, encoding MKIWLENIHKSYGKRAVVNRVSLSVSQGEIVGLLGPNGAGKTTTFYIVTGLEKPTEGKIWLDNVDITPLSIQDRARLGIGYLAQEPSIFRNLTVQDNILLVLEQTKVPPWQWQQRLNTLLREFRLQVVAHTKGKNVSGGERRRTEMARALAVQGEGPTFLLLDEPFAGVDPIAVSEMQEIVAKLRDRQMGILITDHNVRETLAITDRAYIMRDGQILAFGTPEELSTNPLVRQYYLGENFTLS